From a single Micromonospora carbonacea genomic region:
- a CDS encoding hemerythrin domain-containing protein, with the protein MSTDAIVVLKEDHKEMRRLFRAFQDAQDGPASQRQKLVGQILEALTVHTYLENEVMYPEVRKLLPDLEDDILESYEEHHVADLLCAELAAMDADDDHFNAKTTVLIENVEHHVEEEEQEWFPKVREALARKQLQEIGERMIALRPDAPRSPTAPKAIKKALDAVTA; encoded by the coding sequence GTGTCGACCGATGCCATCGTCGTGCTCAAAGAGGACCACAAGGAGATGCGCCGCCTGTTCCGGGCCTTCCAGGATGCCCAGGACGGCCCGGCGAGCCAGCGGCAGAAGCTGGTGGGGCAGATCCTGGAGGCCCTCACGGTGCACACCTACCTGGAGAACGAGGTGATGTACCCGGAGGTCCGCAAGCTGCTGCCGGACCTGGAGGACGACATCCTCGAATCGTACGAGGAGCACCACGTCGCCGACCTGCTCTGCGCGGAGCTGGCCGCCATGGACGCCGACGACGACCACTTCAACGCCAAGACCACGGTGCTGATCGAGAACGTGGAGCACCACGTCGAGGAGGAGGAGCAGGAGTGGTTCCCGAAGGTGCGGGAGGCGCTCGCCCGCAAGCAGTTGCAGGAGATCGGCGAGCGGATGATCGCGCTGCGCCCCGACGCCCCGCGCAGCCCGACCGCGCCGAAGGCGATCAAGAAAGCGCTGGACGCGGTCACCGCCTGA
- a CDS encoding S8 family peptidase, translating into MKNLRRKTLAAASAVTLGVGLALTGGPAPAAAVGPDTTFLVLAPQGATTDAAAARVAAANGTVVASYHQIGVLVVRSTNPDFASAVKGAGVESVAATTGLGSALDEGETVEVPAADAAAASGDPTTEPLYGQQWDMPMIGVPQAHAITTGSPDVVVGVLDSGISSSHPDLAGQIARDKSTSCVGGVTDTTEAAWNPTTSDHGTHVAGTIAAAINGVGVTGVAPGVRVAAVKVVNDDGYIFPEAAVCGFVWAAEHGMQLTNNSYYIDPWELNCRNDARQRPVWQAVQRAIRYSQSRGVLNVASAGNSNYDLAHKITDEGSPNNGTPETRENLTNACLDLPAEAPGVVTVSAVGPTGDKSYYSSYGQGVVDVTAPGGDTRFRTQGARSTSTDAILSTTFNTATRTNGWGYKQGTSMSGPHATGVAALALSAHPGMTPGQLASFLERTAVARPCPAGVYNPVPLIPTGPHAYDATCSGGARNGFYGAGTVNAYNAVK; encoded by the coding sequence GTGAAGAACCTGCGTCGCAAGACCCTGGCCGCCGCGTCCGCCGTGACGCTCGGCGTCGGTCTCGCCCTCACCGGCGGACCGGCCCCGGCGGCGGCCGTCGGCCCCGACACCACCTTCCTGGTCCTCGCCCCGCAGGGTGCGACGACCGACGCCGCGGCGGCCCGGGTCGCCGCCGCGAACGGCACGGTGGTGGCCAGCTACCACCAGATCGGCGTGCTCGTCGTCCGGTCGACCAACCCCGACTTCGCCTCGGCGGTGAAGGGCGCCGGCGTCGAGTCGGTGGCCGCCACCACCGGCCTCGGCAGCGCCCTCGACGAGGGCGAGACCGTGGAGGTCCCGGCGGCCGACGCCGCCGCGGCCAGCGGCGACCCGACCACCGAGCCGCTGTACGGGCAGCAGTGGGACATGCCGATGATCGGCGTCCCGCAGGCCCACGCGATCACGACCGGCAGCCCGGACGTGGTCGTCGGCGTGCTCGACAGCGGCATCTCCTCCAGCCACCCGGACCTGGCCGGCCAGATCGCCAGGGACAAGAGCACGTCCTGCGTCGGCGGTGTCACCGACACCACCGAGGCCGCCTGGAACCCGACCACCTCCGACCACGGCACCCACGTGGCCGGCACCATCGCCGCCGCGATCAACGGCGTCGGGGTGACCGGCGTCGCCCCAGGTGTCAGGGTGGCCGCCGTCAAGGTGGTCAACGACGACGGCTACATCTTCCCGGAGGCCGCGGTCTGCGGTTTCGTGTGGGCCGCCGAGCACGGCATGCAGCTGACCAACAACAGCTACTACATCGACCCGTGGGAGCTGAACTGCCGCAACGACGCGCGCCAGCGTCCGGTGTGGCAGGCCGTGCAGCGGGCCATCCGGTACTCGCAGAGCAGGGGCGTGCTCAACGTGGCGTCCGCGGGCAACTCCAACTACGACCTCGCGCACAAGATCACCGACGAGGGCAGCCCGAACAACGGGACGCCCGAGACCCGCGAGAACCTCACCAACGCCTGCCTCGACCTGCCGGCCGAGGCGCCGGGCGTGGTGACCGTGTCGGCGGTCGGCCCGACCGGGGACAAGAGCTACTACTCCTCGTACGGGCAGGGCGTCGTCGACGTGACGGCCCCGGGCGGCGACACCCGGTTCCGCACCCAGGGCGCCCGGTCGACCAGCACCGACGCGATCCTGTCCACCACCTTCAACACCGCCACCCGCACCAACGGGTGGGGCTACAAGCAGGGCACCTCGATGTCCGGGCCGCACGCGACCGGCGTCGCCGCCCTGGCCCTGTCGGCCCACCCGGGGATGACGCCGGGGCAGCTCGCGTCGTTCCTGGAGCGCACCGCCGTCGCCCGCCCCTGCCCGGCGGGCGTCTACAACCCGGTCCCGCTGATCCCGACGGGGCCGCACGCGTACGACGCGACCTGCTCCGGCGGGGCCCGCAACGGGTTCTACGGCGCGGGCACCGTCAACGCCTACAACGCGGTCAAGTGA
- a CDS encoding alpha-ketoacid dehydrogenase subunit beta, translating into MATTTMAKALNAALADALADDERVLVFGEDVGKLGGVFRITDGLQARFGDRRCFDTPLAEAGIVGFAVGLAMSGLRPVVEMQFDAFAYPAFEQIASHVAKLRNRTRGALGVPMVIRVPYAGGIGGVEHHCDSSEAYYAHTPGLKVVTPATVADAYSLLREAIADPDPVVFLEPKKLYFSSAEADLPAATEPFGRAVVRRAGTDATLVAYGPAVPVALEAAEAAREEGWDLEVVDVRTIVPLDDATIAASVRRTGRCVVVSEAQGFAGVGAEIAARVQERCFHALHAPVLRVSGLDIPYPAPMLEHTHLPGVDRVLDTVGRLQWDDRPDARWLPQGSAA; encoded by the coding sequence ATGGCGACCACCACCATGGCGAAGGCGCTCAACGCCGCGCTCGCCGACGCGCTGGCCGACGACGAGCGGGTGCTCGTCTTCGGCGAGGACGTCGGCAAGCTCGGCGGCGTCTTCCGGATCACCGACGGCCTCCAGGCCCGGTTCGGCGACAGGCGCTGCTTCGACACCCCGCTCGCCGAGGCCGGCATCGTCGGCTTCGCCGTCGGCCTGGCGATGTCCGGGCTGCGGCCGGTGGTGGAGATGCAGTTCGACGCGTTCGCGTACCCGGCGTTCGAGCAGATCGCCTCGCACGTGGCGAAGCTGCGCAACCGCACCCGGGGCGCGCTCGGCGTGCCCATGGTCATCCGGGTGCCCTACGCGGGCGGCATCGGCGGCGTCGAGCACCACTGCGACTCGTCCGAGGCGTACTACGCGCACACCCCGGGCCTGAAGGTCGTCACCCCGGCGACGGTCGCCGACGCGTACTCGCTGCTGCGCGAGGCCATCGCGGACCCGGACCCGGTCGTGTTCCTGGAGCCGAAGAAGCTCTACTTCTCCAGCGCCGAGGCCGACCTGCCGGCGGCCACCGAGCCGTTCGGCCGGGCCGTCGTGCGCCGGGCCGGCACCGACGCCACCCTGGTCGCGTACGGGCCGGCGGTGCCGGTCGCCCTGGAGGCCGCCGAGGCCGCCCGCGAGGAGGGCTGGGACCTGGAGGTGGTGGACGTGCGCACGATCGTCCCCCTCGACGACGCGACCATCGCCGCGTCGGTGCGCCGCACCGGCCGCTGCGTGGTGGTCTCCGAGGCCCAGGGCTTCGCCGGGGTCGGCGCGGAGATCGCCGCCCGGGTGCAGGAGCGCTGCTTCCACGCCCTGCACGCCCCGGTGCTGCGGGTGTCCGGGCTGGACATCCCGTATCCCGCGCCGATGCTGGAGCACACCCACCTGCCCGGCGTGGACCGGGTGCTCGACACGGTGGGCCGGCTCCAGTGGGACGACCGGCCCGACGCACGCTGGCTGCCGCAGGGGAGCGCGGCATGA
- a CDS encoding acyltransferase family protein — MRLPVTPEGSARSAFRGDIEGLRALAVVMVLVGHAGRDLVPGGFAGVDVFFVISGFLITGLLVAELERTGRISLAGFYARRAQRLLPAAAVVLVASLLLTWLLLPRTRWADTAWDVVASAAYGLNWRLAVQATDYWAADAAPSIVQHFWSLGVEEQFYLGWPLLLLGLAVLGGRRRLRRGALMAGFALVALPSFAWSVHASQADPGPAYFVTTTRLWELALGGAVAIAGARLHRLPRPLAAMLAWAGLATVAASAFLVDPDRAFPGYQALLPTVGTAAVIAGAQAAGRFGPSGALGWRPIRAVGALSYSLYLWHWPLLVAAEARFGELGTQAALGVVALSAVPAALTYRFVENPIRMSAALRWEPAAALRVGALCTGVAVAAGLLFQLTVWPPRQAPPTPVALPAIGGPTPTATTTPGGPPGATVLGREPLGNRAGAAVDRVASIVPDPSVAKKDGPEQWANPCGAGQQGDQAFPCKYGDPFGATTVALAGDSHANQWLPALKLIAEAEGWRLLSYTRSACPFISIEVAWQERPEPGCRDWNRAVQKQLVEVEKPDLLLVSNTFYRPYGVDRDDVDEADKGMAEGLRATWRAVTAVDTTVVVLRDTPYLERNAPECVAANPRKLTRCATDRESALDAGGGPAHEAAAAGQRGVHLVDLNDAICPVDPCAAVIGGVLIYRDANHLTATYVSSLAPRLRDRLVTLLD, encoded by the coding sequence ATGCGCTTGCCAGTCACGCCGGAGGGTTCCGCGCGGTCGGCCTTCCGGGGAGACATCGAGGGGCTGCGCGCCCTCGCCGTGGTCATGGTCCTCGTCGGCCACGCCGGGCGCGACCTCGTGCCGGGCGGCTTCGCCGGCGTCGACGTCTTCTTCGTCATCTCCGGATTCCTCATCACCGGCCTGCTCGTCGCCGAACTCGAACGCACCGGCCGGATCTCCCTGGCCGGCTTCTACGCCCGCCGGGCCCAACGCCTGCTGCCCGCCGCGGCCGTCGTGCTGGTGGCCAGCCTCCTGCTCACCTGGCTCCTGCTGCCCCGCACCCGCTGGGCCGACACCGCCTGGGACGTGGTGGCCAGCGCCGCCTACGGGCTGAACTGGCGGCTCGCTGTCCAGGCCACCGACTACTGGGCCGCCGACGCCGCGCCCAGCATCGTCCAGCACTTCTGGTCCCTCGGCGTCGAGGAGCAGTTCTACCTCGGGTGGCCGCTGCTCCTGCTCGGTCTCGCCGTGCTCGGCGGTCGTCGCCGGCTGCGCCGGGGCGCACTGATGGCCGGCTTCGCCCTCGTCGCGCTGCCCTCGTTCGCCTGGTCGGTGCACGCGAGCCAGGCCGACCCCGGCCCGGCCTACTTCGTCACCACCACCCGGCTGTGGGAACTCGCCCTCGGCGGGGCCGTCGCCATCGCCGGCGCCCGGCTGCACCGGCTGCCCCGGCCGCTGGCCGCCATGCTCGCCTGGGCCGGGCTGGCCACGGTGGCCGCGTCCGCCTTCCTCGTCGACCCCGACCGGGCCTTCCCCGGCTATCAGGCGCTGCTGCCGACGGTCGGCACCGCCGCCGTGATCGCGGGCGCGCAGGCCGCCGGCCGGTTCGGCCCCTCCGGCGCGCTCGGGTGGCGGCCGATCCGCGCCGTCGGCGCGCTGTCCTACTCGCTCTACCTGTGGCACTGGCCGCTGCTGGTGGCCGCCGAGGCGCGGTTCGGCGAGCTGGGCACACAGGCGGCCCTCGGCGTGGTGGCGCTGTCGGCCGTGCCGGCCGCGCTCACCTACCGGTTCGTGGAGAACCCGATCCGGATGTCCGCGGCGTTGCGGTGGGAGCCGGCCGCCGCCCTGCGCGTCGGCGCCCTCTGCACGGGCGTCGCCGTCGCCGCCGGCCTGCTGTTCCAGCTCACGGTGTGGCCGCCCCGGCAGGCGCCGCCCACCCCCGTGGCCCTGCCGGCGATCGGCGGGCCCACCCCGACCGCGACCACCACTCCCGGCGGTCCGCCCGGCGCGACGGTGCTCGGCAGGGAGCCGCTGGGCAACCGGGCCGGGGCCGCCGTCGACCGGGTCGCGTCCATCGTCCCCGACCCGAGCGTCGCCAAGAAGGACGGGCCCGAGCAGTGGGCCAACCCCTGCGGGGCCGGGCAACAGGGCGACCAGGCGTTCCCCTGCAAGTACGGGGACCCCTTCGGCGCGACCACCGTCGCACTCGCCGGGGACTCGCACGCCAACCAGTGGTTGCCGGCCCTGAAGCTCATCGCCGAGGCGGAGGGCTGGCGGCTGCTGTCCTACACCCGGTCCGCCTGTCCGTTCATCTCCATCGAGGTGGCCTGGCAGGAACGACCGGAACCCGGCTGCCGGGACTGGAACCGCGCCGTGCAGAAGCAGCTCGTCGAGGTCGAGAAGCCGGACCTGCTGCTGGTGAGCAACACCTTCTACCGCCCCTACGGGGTGGACCGCGACGACGTCGACGAGGCGGACAAGGGCATGGCCGAGGGGCTGCGCGCCACCTGGCGGGCGGTGACGGCGGTCGACACGACGGTGGTCGTGCTCCGCGACACGCCCTACCTGGAGCGCAACGCCCCCGAGTGCGTGGCGGCCAATCCACGGAAGCTCACGCGCTGCGCCACGGACCGGGAGTCCGCCCTGGACGCGGGCGGCGGGCCGGCGCACGAGGCGGCGGCGGCCGGGCAACGCGGCGTCCACCTGGTCGACCTCAACGATGCGATCTGCCCCGTCGATCCCTGCGCGGCGGTCATCGGCGGCGTGCTGATCTACCGGGACGCCAACCACCTCACCGCCACGTACGTGTCGAGCCTCGCTCCCCGGCTGCGGGACCGCCTGGTCACGCTGCTCGACTAG
- a CDS encoding histidine phosphatase family protein, with protein sequence MAELAALWIVRHGESTANVAATEAESAGAELIGLTHRDADVPLSPTGEQQARATGRWLAGLPQRRRPDVAVVSPYLRAVRTAELALDGTGIPVSRDERLRDRELGVLDGLTGHGVARRFPDEAQRRARLGKFYYRPPGGESWTDVALRLRGLLGDLRRDHADRRVLLFGHDALVFLLRYLVEGLTEPELMTLTRRHVIANCSVTGWTADADGRLVPDTFNDVTHLHEQGARPTREDEVHAEPV encoded by the coding sequence ATGGCGGAACTGGCAGCCCTGTGGATCGTGCGGCACGGCGAGAGCACGGCGAACGTCGCGGCGACCGAGGCGGAGAGCGCCGGCGCGGAGCTGATCGGGCTGACCCACCGCGACGCGGACGTGCCGCTGTCCCCCACCGGCGAGCAGCAGGCCCGGGCGACCGGGCGCTGGCTGGCCGGGCTGCCGCAGCGGCGGCGGCCGGACGTGGCGGTGGTGTCGCCCTACCTGCGGGCGGTGCGCACCGCCGAGCTGGCCCTCGACGGCACCGGCATCCCGGTGAGCCGCGACGAGCGGCTGCGGGACCGGGAGCTGGGCGTCCTCGACGGGCTGACCGGGCACGGCGTCGCCCGCCGGTTCCCCGACGAGGCGCAGCGCCGGGCCCGGCTGGGCAAGTTCTACTACCGGCCGCCCGGCGGCGAGTCGTGGACGGACGTGGCGCTGCGGCTGCGCGGCCTGCTCGGCGACCTGCGCCGGGACCACGCCGACCGGCGGGTGCTCCTCTTCGGCCACGACGCGCTGGTGTTCCTGCTGCGCTACCTCGTGGAGGGGCTGACCGAGCCGGAGCTGATGACGCTGACCCGCCGGCACGTGATCGCCAACTGCTCGGTCACCGGCTGGACCGCCGACGCCGACGGCCGGCTCGTCCCCGACACGTTCAACGACGTCACCCACCTGCACGAGCAGGGCGCCCGCCCCACCAGGGAGGACGAGGTCCATGCCGAACCGGTCTGA
- a CDS encoding Lrp/AsnC family transcriptional regulator yields MSQQATGEPGAEGGTGRSAGPLDEVDRRILDELARDGRISIRTLAERVHVSRTNAYARVERLLRDGVVTGFRARIAPEPAGLGTSAYIALTIQQNTWREVSAELARVRYVEHVALLSGEHDVLALVRAPDNATLRDVVLDRVQGIAGVLSTRSWLVFDEFEGTRSPWA; encoded by the coding sequence GTGAGCCAGCAGGCCACCGGGGAGCCGGGCGCGGAGGGCGGTACGGGACGTTCGGCCGGGCCGCTCGACGAGGTGGACCGGCGCATCCTCGACGAGCTGGCCCGCGACGGGCGGATCTCGATCCGTACCCTCGCCGAACGGGTGCACGTCTCCCGCACCAACGCGTACGCGCGGGTGGAGCGGCTGCTGCGCGACGGCGTCGTCACCGGCTTCCGGGCCCGGATCGCGCCCGAGCCGGCCGGGCTGGGCACGTCGGCGTACATCGCGCTGACGATCCAGCAGAACACCTGGCGGGAGGTGTCGGCCGAGCTGGCCCGGGTGCGCTACGTCGAGCACGTCGCGCTGCTCAGCGGCGAGCACGACGTCCTCGCCCTGGTCCGGGCGCCCGACAACGCCACCCTGCGGGACGTGGTGCTGGACCGGGTGCAGGGCATCGCCGGGGTGTTGTCCACCCGCAGCTGGCTCGTCTTCGACGAGTTCGAGGGCACCCGCAGCCCGTGGGCGTGA
- a CDS encoding NAD(P)H-hydrate dehydratase, translated as MPNRSEVITPALLRNWALPVPTGGKEARGTVLVVGGSRFTPGAVLLAGVAALRAGAGVLQLAAAESTAAALSIQVPEALVVGLPETADGAVAGRPGDPLDALVADADVVAVGPGLTDIEATGELLRGVLDAAPKQTALVLDAYALGALSHAPDLLVGSGRPVVLTPNLTEATHLLGRDPGDDLDAEAAELARRYDAVVSLYGHVAAPDGRCWREESGDAGLGTSGSGDVRAGLLAGLLSRGTEPAQAACWAAFAHAVSGQRLVPRFGRIGFLARELLDEIPHTLATV; from the coding sequence ATGCCGAACCGGTCTGAGGTGATCACCCCGGCGCTGCTGCGGAACTGGGCGCTGCCCGTGCCGACCGGCGGCAAGGAGGCCCGGGGCACCGTGCTGGTCGTCGGCGGCTCCCGGTTCACCCCCGGCGCGGTGCTGCTGGCCGGGGTGGCCGCCCTGCGGGCCGGCGCGGGGGTGCTGCAACTGGCCGCCGCCGAGTCCACCGCCGCCGCGCTGAGCATCCAGGTGCCGGAGGCGCTGGTCGTGGGCCTGCCCGAGACCGCCGACGGGGCCGTCGCGGGCCGGCCCGGCGACCCGCTGGACGCTCTGGTGGCCGACGCCGACGTGGTGGCCGTCGGCCCCGGGCTCACGGACATCGAGGCGACCGGGGAGCTGCTGCGCGGGGTGCTCGACGCCGCGCCGAAGCAGACCGCGCTGGTGCTCGACGCGTACGCCCTCGGCGCGCTCAGCCACGCACCGGACCTGCTGGTCGGCTCGGGCCGGCCGGTGGTGCTGACCCCCAACCTGACCGAGGCGACGCACCTGCTGGGCCGCGACCCCGGCGACGACCTGGACGCCGAGGCGGCCGAGCTGGCCCGCCGGTACGACGCGGTGGTCTCCCTCTACGGCCACGTCGCCGCGCCCGACGGGCGGTGCTGGCGGGAGGAGAGCGGCGACGCGGGGCTGGGCACCTCCGGCAGCGGCGACGTGCGGGCCGGGCTGCTGGCGGGCCTGCTGTCGCGGGGCACGGAGCCGGCGCAGGCGGCCTGCTGGGCGGCGTTCGCGCACGCGGTCAGCGGGCAGCGTCTGGTGCCCCGGTTCGGCCGCATCGGCTTCCTCGCCCGCGAGCTGCTCGACGAGATCCCGCACACCCTCGCCACGGTCTGA
- the pdhA gene encoding pyruvate dehydrogenase (acetyl-transferring) E1 component subunit alpha has product MGPPQVQEVPAVTTTPQAVRRASPRTRPPAKKPTKAPARDQAATDPAAALLPQTDPVRLLDPDGTPRPARADYPEPPVEDLREMYRRMVVGRRFDTQATALTKQGRLAVYPSSRGQEACQVGAVLAVRDTDWVFPTYRESMALVSRGIDPVEVLTLLRGDWHCGYDPTRVHTAPQCTPLATQCVHAAGLAYGEAHQGRDTVALAFIGDGATSEGDFHEGVNFAAVFRAPVVFFVQNNKYAISVPLSRQTAAPALAYKGVGYGVPSEQVDGNDPVAVLSVLTRAVAHARAGNGPYLVEAHTYRMEPHTNADDATRYRDGAEVDTWRDRDPVARLETYLRTRGALDDAAVAAIAEQAEAYAADLRERMHVQPEVDPLSLFDHVYATPTPQLLEQRELVRAELAADREDGR; this is encoded by the coding sequence ATAGGGCCACCACAAGTCCAGGAGGTCCCCGCCGTGACGACCACACCCCAGGCGGTCCGCAGGGCATCCCCGCGCACCCGCCCGCCGGCCAAGAAGCCCACCAAGGCCCCCGCCCGCGACCAGGCGGCGACCGACCCGGCCGCCGCCCTGCTGCCGCAGACCGACCCGGTGCGGCTGCTCGACCCCGACGGCACGCCCCGGCCGGCCCGCGCCGACTACCCCGAGCCGCCCGTCGAGGACCTGCGCGAGATGTACCGCCGCATGGTCGTCGGCCGGCGCTTCGACACGCAGGCCACCGCCCTGACCAAGCAGGGCCGGCTCGCCGTCTACCCGTCCTCGCGCGGCCAGGAGGCCTGCCAGGTCGGCGCGGTGCTCGCCGTCCGCGACACCGACTGGGTCTTCCCGACCTACCGGGAGTCGATGGCGCTGGTCTCCCGGGGCATCGACCCCGTCGAGGTGCTCACCCTGCTGCGCGGCGACTGGCACTGCGGGTACGACCCCACCCGGGTGCACACCGCCCCGCAGTGCACCCCCCTGGCCACCCAGTGCGTGCACGCCGCCGGCCTCGCCTACGGGGAGGCCCACCAGGGCCGCGACACCGTGGCCCTGGCCTTCATCGGCGACGGCGCCACCAGCGAGGGCGACTTCCACGAGGGCGTCAACTTCGCCGCCGTGTTCAGGGCCCCCGTCGTGTTCTTCGTGCAGAACAACAAGTACGCCATCAGCGTCCCGCTGTCGCGGCAGACCGCCGCCCCGGCGCTGGCGTACAAGGGCGTCGGCTACGGCGTGCCCAGCGAGCAGGTCGACGGCAACGACCCCGTCGCCGTGCTCTCCGTGCTCACCCGCGCGGTCGCGCACGCCCGCGCCGGCAACGGCCCCTACCTGGTCGAGGCGCACACCTACCGCATGGAGCCGCACACCAACGCCGACGACGCCACCCGCTACCGTGACGGTGCCGAGGTCGACACCTGGCGCGACCGCGACCCGGTCGCCCGGCTGGAGACGTACCTGCGCACGCGCGGCGCGCTCGACGACGCGGCCGTCGCCGCGATCGCCGAACAGGCCGAGGCGTACGCCGCCGACCTGCGCGAGCGGATGCACGTCCAGCCCGAGGTCGACCCGCTGAGCCTCTTCGACCACGTCTACGCCACGCCGACCCCGCAGCTTCTCGAACAGCGGGAGCTGGTCCGCGCCGAGCTGGCCGCCGACCGCGAGGACGGGCGCTGA
- a CDS encoding DNA polymerase domain-containing protein, with protein MAVVATAAQEIRVGERVVRVSSPDKPYFPQRGLTKLDVVRYFLAVGDGILRALRDRPTMLERWPRGVFEGARIATRQSSRGDAFYQKRLPAGAPDWVRTAHLTFPSGRTADEVAPGELAVVIWAANLGTLRFHPWPVTAADTERPDQLRIDLDPMPGVDFAQVVPVALELRAVLAELGLVGYPKTTGGRGLHVYVSIEPRWGFGDCRRAVLALGRELARRLPHLVTTTWWREQRDRPVFVDYNQMSRDHTMASAYSIRPTPAALVSAPLDWTELDAARPEDFDVLTLPARFAGRGDPHAGLDGPRFSLEPLLELADRAGLAAPPER; from the coding sequence GTGGCAGTCGTGGCCACGGCGGCGCAGGAGATCAGGGTCGGGGAGCGGGTGGTCCGCGTCTCCAGCCCCGACAAGCCCTACTTTCCCCAGCGCGGCCTGACCAAGCTCGACGTGGTGCGCTACTTCCTCGCCGTCGGCGACGGGATCCTGCGCGCCCTGCGGGACCGGCCGACCATGCTGGAGCGGTGGCCCCGGGGCGTGTTCGAGGGCGCGCGGATCGCCACCCGGCAGAGCAGCCGGGGCGACGCGTTCTACCAGAAGCGGCTGCCGGCCGGCGCGCCCGACTGGGTGCGCACCGCCCACCTGACGTTCCCCAGCGGACGCACGGCCGACGAGGTCGCGCCCGGCGAGCTGGCGGTGGTGATCTGGGCGGCCAACCTCGGCACGCTGCGCTTCCACCCGTGGCCGGTCACCGCCGCCGACACCGAACGCCCCGACCAGCTCCGCATCGACCTCGACCCCATGCCGGGGGTCGACTTCGCGCAGGTGGTCCCGGTCGCGCTGGAGCTGCGGGCGGTGCTGGCCGAGCTGGGGCTGGTCGGCTACCCGAAGACCACCGGCGGGCGGGGGCTGCACGTCTACGTGTCGATCGAGCCGAGGTGGGGCTTCGGCGACTGCCGCCGGGCGGTGCTGGCCCTGGGCCGCGAGCTGGCGCGCCGCCTGCCGCACCTGGTCACCACGACCTGGTGGCGCGAGCAGCGGGACCGGCCGGTCTTCGTCGACTACAACCAGATGTCGCGGGACCACACGATGGCCTCGGCGTACTCGATCCGGCCCACCCCGGCGGCGCTGGTCTCCGCGCCGCTGGACTGGACGGAGCTGGACGCCGCCCGGCCGGAGGACTTCGACGTGCTCACCCTGCCGGCGCGATTCGCCGGGCGCGGCGACCCGCACGCCGGCCTGGACGGCCCGCGCTTCTCGCTGGAGCCGCTGCTGGAGCTGGCCGACCGCGCCGGCCTCGCGGCCCCACCGGAGCGCTGA
- a CDS encoding SAM-dependent methyltransferase — protein MSESGDVGVRGGERVEPIDTSVAHNARVWNYWLGGKDNFEPDRRVGDHVRQMFPVIGEVARADRRFLARAVRHLAGEAGVRQFLDIGTGLPTADNTHQVAQSVAPDARIVYVDNDPMVLVHARALLTSSAEGATDYVEADVHDPASILAAAGRTLDLDRPVAVMMLGILNFVLDTDEAVAIVRRLLDAMPPGSYLALTHPTVELGGEANVPAMEFWNANAAPPIRARTGAEIARFVDGLELVAPGLVSCARWRPADGEEPAVVPQYGCVARKP, from the coding sequence GTGTCAGAGTCCGGCGACGTCGGGGTTCGCGGCGGCGAACGGGTCGAGCCCATCGACACCTCGGTGGCGCACAACGCCCGGGTGTGGAACTACTGGCTGGGCGGCAAGGACAACTTCGAGCCGGACCGCCGGGTCGGCGACCACGTCCGGCAGATGTTCCCGGTCATCGGGGAGGTCGCCCGGGCCGACCGGCGGTTCCTCGCCCGCGCGGTGCGGCACCTGGCCGGCGAGGCCGGCGTGCGGCAGTTCCTCGACATCGGCACCGGCCTGCCGACCGCCGACAACACCCACCAGGTCGCGCAGTCCGTCGCCCCCGACGCGCGGATCGTCTACGTCGACAACGACCCGATGGTCCTCGTGCACGCCCGCGCCCTGCTGACCAGCTCCGCCGAGGGGGCCACGGACTACGTCGAGGCGGACGTCCACGACCCGGCGTCGATCCTGGCCGCCGCCGGGCGGACGCTGGATCTCGACCGGCCGGTGGCCGTGATGATGCTGGGCATCCTCAACTTCGTCCTCGACACCGACGAGGCGGTGGCGATAGTCCGCCGGCTGCTGGACGCGATGCCCCCGGGCAGCTACCTGGCGCTCACCCACCCCACGGTCGAGCTGGGCGGCGAGGCGAACGTGCCGGCCATGGAGTTCTGGAACGCCAACGCCGCGCCGCCGATCCGCGCGCGTACCGGGGCGGAGATCGCCCGGTTCGTCGACGGCCTGGAGCTGGTGGCGCCGGGCCTGGTGTCGTGCGCGCGGTGGCGTCCGGCCGACGGCGAGGAGCCGGCGGTCGTCCCGCAGTACGGCTGCGTGGCCCGCAAGCCCTGA